The sequence CGGCGGAAACCGAGGCGGTCCGTGACCGCTCCTCCGAACGCCGCCAGGAACCAGACCAGCCCGCCGAAGAGACCGGTGAGGTTCGAGGCTTCCTGCGTGGGGAACTCGAGCGTCTCATGCAGGTAGCGGGCGAGCGAGGCGAAGGCGGCGTAGTAGGAGAGGCGCTCGAAAAGCTCGGTGACGTTGGCCACCCAGAAGGGGCGGTCGAAGCCGGCGCGGATTTCGGCGAGGCGCTGGGACAAGCCCATGAATCAGGTCTCAGGTGTCAGGTCTCGGGTGTCAGGAAAGGCGCAAATCGTCGCCCCGCCTCCTCCGCCGAAAGGCCGGCAATCGCCACTACCTTGCGACGACTGCTCTGGCCCGCGGCTATGGTAATCGACGAGCGGGGCACGTTCAAAATCTCCGCCAGAAATTCCACCAGAGCCTGGTTGGCGCGCCCCTCGAGGGGCGGGGCGGTGAGCGCGATCTTCAGAGCGTCTCCGAGTTGGCCGACAATCGCGTTGCGCTTGGCGCGAGGCTGCACCTTGACGGCAAACCTGGCGCCGTCACC is a genomic window of Terriglobales bacterium containing:
- a CDS encoding DUF167 domain-containing protein, translating into MIPVHNAGDGARFAVKVQPRAKRNAIVGQLGDALKIALTAPPLEGRANQALVEFLAEILNVPRSSITIAAGQSSRRKVVAIAGLSAEEAGRRFAPFLTPET